One window of the Haloarcula halobia genome contains the following:
- a CDS encoding thioredoxin family protein: MVSLDSESDVLEHGDPAPAFELPGTDGATHSLSDLEDHDALLVVFTCNHCPYAKAKMPELNRLAEQFDDLAVVGINPNDPEQYPDDSFERMQAVVADGTVQYDAYLFDVDQSVAAAYGARCTPDPFLFRNVDGTFELAYHGRLDDAPNPDDDPTEREMAAHVETVLAGEDVTATERPSRGCSIKWKPGNEPDYWDA; encoded by the coding sequence ATGGTCTCGCTAGACTCGGAATCCGACGTACTCGAACACGGTGACCCCGCGCCGGCGTTCGAACTGCCCGGTACCGACGGCGCCACCCACTCGCTTTCGGACCTCGAGGACCACGACGCCCTGCTGGTCGTGTTCACCTGCAACCACTGTCCGTACGCGAAGGCGAAGATGCCCGAACTGAACCGCCTCGCCGAGCAGTTCGACGACCTCGCCGTCGTCGGTATCAACCCGAACGACCCCGAGCAGTACCCCGACGACTCCTTCGAGCGGATGCAGGCGGTCGTCGCAGACGGTACCGTGCAGTACGACGCCTACCTCTTCGACGTGGACCAGTCCGTCGCGGCGGCCTACGGCGCCCGCTGTACGCCCGACCCGTTCCTCTTCCGGAACGTCGACGGGACCTTCGAACTGGCCTACCACGGCCGACTCGACGACGCCCCGAACCCCGACGACGACCCGACCGAGCGCGAGATGGCGGCCCACGTCGAGACGGTGCTCGCGGGCGAGGACGTGACCGCCACGGAACGCCCGTCTCGCGGCTGTTCCATCAAGTGGAAGCCCGGGAACGAACCGGACTACTGGGACGCGTAG
- a CDS encoding MFS transporter, giving the protein MVTDSQSRLVVALVGGSHVANHAYFMLLPPIFGPLRSELGVTDAQLGVALGVVGVVVTALQLPLGSVSDSRGRTPVLALSLSFGALGALLTATAQSYAWLLVASAVTGVGIAGHHPAHYPLIGAATGPATRGRAYSVHGFTGAVGFAAPPAVVALFATLGLDWRLAVGSIAVLGGLYGVVAIVTLDRYVDDDVTAPTATAPTAASLPQRARAELRTVLSSPPIVALTVLWFVTSMAGWGIKQFTAGLLATVYRVPDPTANFAVSAMLVTGAVLIFGGGWLTDRFSPAVVLVAGYAALVAVAGALGLGVLPTLGALALVLVLSATVDASRPARASLADALSSADSAGKNFGLLTVGISGGAAVAPPVLAVVVERAGVEAAFLAVAGIGVLAIALTAVVLAVAGDASAGRPVPE; this is encoded by the coding sequence GTGGTCACCGACTCCCAGTCCCGTCTGGTCGTGGCGCTCGTCGGCGGGTCCCACGTCGCGAACCACGCGTACTTCATGCTCCTGCCGCCGATCTTCGGCCCGCTCCGGAGCGAGCTCGGAGTGACAGACGCCCAGCTTGGCGTCGCGCTCGGCGTCGTCGGCGTCGTCGTCACGGCACTCCAGCTCCCGCTCGGGTCGGTCTCCGACTCGCGCGGGCGGACGCCGGTCCTCGCACTCTCGCTTTCGTTCGGCGCGCTGGGGGCGCTGCTGACGGCGACCGCCCAGTCCTACGCCTGGCTCCTGGTGGCCAGCGCCGTCACGGGCGTCGGCATCGCCGGCCACCACCCGGCCCACTACCCGCTCATCGGGGCGGCGACGGGGCCGGCGACGCGTGGCCGGGCCTACAGCGTCCACGGGTTCACCGGCGCCGTCGGGTTCGCGGCGCCGCCCGCCGTCGTCGCGCTGTTCGCGACGCTGGGCCTGGACTGGCGACTGGCCGTCGGCTCCATCGCGGTGCTCGGGGGGCTCTACGGCGTGGTGGCGATTGTCACGCTGGACCGGTACGTCGACGACGACGTCACCGCCCCGACTGCGACGGCGCCGACGGCGGCCTCACTCCCCCAGCGAGCGCGCGCCGAACTCCGGACGGTGCTCTCCTCGCCCCCCATCGTCGCACTCACCGTCCTGTGGTTCGTGACGTCGATGGCCGGGTGGGGCATCAAGCAGTTCACCGCCGGCCTGCTCGCGACCGTCTACCGGGTCCCCGACCCGACGGCCAACTTCGCGGTGTCGGCGATGCTCGTCACGGGGGCCGTCCTCATCTTCGGTGGCGGGTGGCTCACCGACCGGTTCTCGCCCGCGGTGGTGCTCGTGGCGGGGTACGCGGCGCTGGTCGCCGTCGCGGGGGCGCTCGGACTCGGCGTGCTCCCGACGCTCGGTGCCCTCGCGCTGGTGCTCGTCCTGAGCGCCACTGTCGACGCGAGTCGACCGGCCCGTGCGTCGCTGGCCGACGCGCTCTCGTCGGCCGATTCGGCCGGGAAGAACTTCGGCCTCCTCACGGTCGGTATCTCCGGCGGGGCGGCGGTCGCGCCGCCGGTGCTCGCGGTCGTCGTCGAACGGGCCGGCGTCGAGGCGGCCTTCCTGGCGGTCGCGGGCATCGGCGTGCTGGCCATCGCACTGACGGCGGTCGTACTCGCCGTCGCGGGCGACGCCTCCGCCGGGCGACCAGTCCCCGAGTGA